A window of Phyllobacterium sp. T1293 contains these coding sequences:
- a CDS encoding fasciclin domain-containing protein, which yields MGKLTAGIFAGFLAVTALSGAALAKDNPMVGGAPMYANKNIIENAVNSKDHTTLVAAVKAAGLVETLQGKGPFTVFAPTNEAFAALPKGTVETLLKPENKATLTKVLTCHVVAADAMSATIKKMIKDDGGTHKVKTVGGCVLVVSEKAGKISIKDEKGNVAHVTIADVQQSNGVIHVIDKVLLPN from the coding sequence ATGGGTAAATTGACTGCAGGAATTTTCGCCGGATTTTTGGCTGTTACAGCACTGAGTGGAGCAGCCTTGGCCAAGGACAACCCGATGGTTGGCGGCGCGCCAATGTATGCCAATAAGAACATTATCGAGAATGCGGTCAACTCGAAGGACCACACGACGCTTGTTGCAGCGGTCAAGGCCGCCGGCCTTGTCGAGACACTTCAGGGTAAGGGTCCATTCACAGTTTTCGCACCGACCAATGAAGCCTTTGCAGCCTTGCCCAAGGGCACCGTTGAGACGCTGCTCAAGCCAGAGAACAAGGCAACCCTCACCAAGGTACTTACCTGCCATGTGGTGGCCGCAGACGCCATGTCGGCGACAATCAAGAAGATGATCAAGGATGATGGCGGCACCCACAAGGTCAAGACCGTTGGCGGCTGTGTGCTTGTGGTCAGCGAGAAAGCTGGCAAGATCTCCATCAAGGATGAAAAGGGTAATGTTGCCCATGTCACGATTGCTGACGTGCAGCAGTCAAACGGCGTCATTCATGTGATCGACAAGGTTCTTCTGCCCAATTAA